A genomic window from Hyla sarda isolate aHylSar1 chromosome 8, aHylSar1.hap1, whole genome shotgun sequence includes:
- the LOC130284174 gene encoding uncharacterized protein LOC130284174 produces the protein MEDTAYSRLTTKIFKLTRKETQLHSDIYFLSHCKKRRLIPKGLRIKNPVATTHNSQYAQDLCQRTSEKLRNHLIHLLYRKIQDIQNTKTSLLQFLQEQDQHMAKQVGMDMQNFHNHQIRDLFMKKNKKLGKLSQNFYKHQTERNIRITANNRRTETTNGPTTTPDINTDNSGIINISDYELSKPERSVLSKGLSFCPSTKLDDIKLYSDLEEFFRRLRLKEFFHDKGNTTTTTLDYNIKKKNSHFTPAPGRNSKLDSYIASFRLRTASLVTKHHHKTYYNLSVLEREAIKNLRNNQAITIKPADKGGAVVIMNTQDYIKEGNRQLSDTTYYKKLTEDPTKEFTMELRKLIQSFPKDSQKGLETLIPTDPKTGTFYMLPKIHKSGNPGRPIITGMDTLTEQISGLIENTLKPFVTRTSSFIQDTTDFLNKLSQITNLPANSILVTMDVESLYSNIPHRDGIEACSLFLSSQTHNQKYSPQIITKLIEFILTHNYFSFNNEIYLQTMGTAMGTKMAPQYANLFMADLEERFLNTQIHKPYRYYRYIDDIFIVWTEGEDKLKQFHDAFNTFNPSIKLKMDFSTESVNFLDTTVTINKDTIQTSVYRKPTDRSSYLHNSSSHPSHTKKGIIYSQAIRYHRICSNPDDRDTHLQTLAEKFKQKGYKPRTIHKKIHSALQTPREHLLQYREKQTSSRIPLVATYNPTLEEIRKIIKDLQPILAEDEVLKQIFPEPPILAFRQPPNLKQKLVNRKLPTDTSDTDNGTKPCAKPRCKLCQHICTNSEASHNNKAYNIKGQYSCTTENVVYMIQCTKCDLGCYIGETSQPLNKRMNLHRSSINNHREKDYCTPVGHHFTQTGHSLQDLKIKILKGNFKNTQERKTFEAKMIVLYDSKNRGLNVDLSFLSHYQNFL, from the coding sequence aTGGAAGATACCGCATACAGCCGCTTAACAACGAAAATCTTCAAGCTCACCAGAAAGGAAACACAGCTTCACAGTGATATATACTTCTTGTCTCACTGTAAGAAAAGAAGACTCATCCCCAAGGGATTAAGGATCAAAAATCCAGTTGCTACAACGCATAACTCGCAATATGCTCAAGATCTCTGCCAACGCACCAGCGAAAAACTTAGGAACCATCTTATCCACCTTCTATACAGGAAAATACAAGACATTCAAAATACAAAAACATCCCTACTTCAGTTTTTACAAGAACAGGATCAACACATGGCCAAACAAGTGGGAATGGATATGCAAAACTTCCACAACCACCAAATAAGAGATCTTTtcatgaagaaaaataagaaactgGGCAAACTCTCCCAAAATTTCTACAAGCACCAAACAGAGAGGAATATTAGGATCACTGCAAACAATAGAAGGACTGAAACAACCAATGGTCCCACAACTACGCCTGACATCAATACAGACAACTCTGGAATTATAAACATTTCAGATTATGAACTTTCCAAGCCTGAGAGATCTGTTCTCTCTAAAGGACTCTCATTCTGTCCAAGCACCAAACTAGATGACATTAAACTATACTCAGACTTGGAAGAATTCTTTAGAAGACTACGACTTAAAGAATTCTTTCATGACAAAGGGAACACAACCACTACCACCTTGGATTACAACATCAAGAAAAAGAATTCCCACTTCACCCCAGCACCAGGACGTAACAGCAAACTGGACAGCTACATTGCAAGCTTCAGACTAAGAACAGCATCCTTAGTCACTAAACACCACCATAAAACCTACTACAACCTCTCAGTATTGGAAAGAGAGGCCATCAAAAACTTAAGAAACAATCAAGCCATCACAAtcaaaccagcagacaagggaggagcaGTAGTGATCATGAACACCCAGGACTACATCAAAGAGGGAAACCGACAATTGTCAGACACTACATACTACAAGAAACTGACAGAAGACCCCACCAAAGAATTCACCATGGAACTAAGAAAATTGATTCAATCCTTCCCAAAGGACTCACAAAAAGGATTAGAGACACTCATACCCACCGATCCCAAaacagggacattctacatgctcccaaaaatccacaaatctggaaaccctggcagaccaataataacaggtatggacacactaactgaacagatatctggtttgatagaaaacacactaaaaccctttgttacacgcaccagcagcttcatacaggacaccactgactttcttaacaaactgagtcagattacgaacttgcctgccaactccatattggtaacaatggacgtagaatctctgtatagtaacatcccacacagagatggaattgaggcctgctcactcttcctctcctcccagactcacaaccagaaatacagccctcagatcatcaccaaacttatagaattcattctcacacacaactacttcagcttcaacaatgaaatatacctacagacgatgggaactgctatggggaccaagatggcaccacaatatgccaatctgttcatggctgaccttgaagagcgattcctgaatacccaaattcacaaaccctacagatactacagatacattgatgatattttcattgtttggactgaaggagaggataaactcaaacaatttcatgatgccttcaacacatttaatccatccatcaaactcaaaatggacttctctacagaaagtgtaaactttctggacaccactgtaactataaacaaggacacaatacagacatctgtatacagaaagcccacagaccgatccagctatctacacaattcaagttcccatccgtcccacaccaagaaaggcataatatacagccaagccatcaggtaccaccgcatctgctccaaccctgatgacagagacacacatctacaaacgctagctgagaaatttaaacaaaaaggttacaaaccaaggaccatccataagaaaatccactctgctcttcaaacaccacgtgaacacctgctgcaatacagagagaaacaaacctcatcacgcataccactggtagccacatacaatcccacccttgaggaaatacgcaaaatcatcaaagacctgcagccaatactagcagaagatgaggtgttaaagcaaatctttcctgaaccacccatcttggccttcagacaaccacccaacttaaaacaaaaactggtcaataggaaactacccacagacacatcagatacagacaatgggaccaaaccctgcgccaaaccgcgctgtaaactctgtcaacacatctgcacaaattctgaggcctcccacaacaacaaggcatacaacatcaaggggcaatactcctgcaccacagagaatgtagtctacatgatacaatgcaccaagtgtgacctgggatgttacattggtgagaccagtcagccactcaacaaaaggatgaacctccacagatcgtccatcaacaaccatagagaaaaggactattgcaccccagttggacaccacttcactcaaacaggtcactccctacaggacctcaaaatcaagatcctgaaaggaaacttcaagaacacccaggaaagaaagacatttgaagccaaaatgatagttctttatgactccaagaacagaggacttaatgtggatttaagcttcttatcccattatcaaaatttcctataa